A portion of the Capsicum annuum cultivar UCD-10X-F1 unplaced genomic scaffold, UCD10Xv1.1 ctg46775, whole genome shotgun sequence genome contains these proteins:
- the LOC124892401 gene encoding uncharacterized protein LOC124892401: MRSFSDTIQDLNMIDLPLQGAHFTWSRGDNIVQASRIDRFLISTEWNDSFRAIKQSALPKVISDHKPILLESGDWDVSPSYFKFENMWLQSESFLEKLKDWMQSYNKMGRADYVLLKKLKRLKKDITTWNREEFGKVETRKTKALDELSALEQAAESRQVIVPETIQTMNLRIELQQLAKAEKISWRQKSR; the protein is encoded by the coding sequence ATGAGATCCTTCTCAGACACCATTCAAGACCTTAACATGATTGACTTGCCACTACAGGGGGCTCATTTTACATGGTCAAGGGGTGATAACATTGTGCAAGCATCGAGAATTGATAGATTTCTCATTTCCACAGAGTGGAATGACTCATTCAGAGCTATAAAACAATCAGCTCTTCCAAAAGTGATATCGGATCACAAACCTATTCTTCTTGAGAGCGGAGACTGGGATGTTAGCCCTTCATACTTCAAGTTTGAAAACATGTGGCTTCAATCAGAAAGTTTTCTAGAGAAACTGAAAGACTGGATGCAGAGCTACAATAAAATGGGTAGGGCTGACTACGTACTACTAAAGAAATTGAAAAGGCTGAAGAAGGATATAACAACCTGGAATAGGGAGGAATTTGGCAAGGTAGAGACCAGGAAAACCAAAGCCCTAGATGAGTTGTCAGCACTAGAGCAAGCGGCAGAGAGTAGACAAGTAATAGTGCCGGAAACTATTCAGACGATGAACCTGAGAATTGAGCTTCAACAACTAGCCAAGGCTGAGAAAATCTCTTGGCGGCAGAAATCAAGATGA